In Xenopus laevis strain J_2021 chromosome 2S, Xenopus_laevis_v10.1, whole genome shotgun sequence, a genomic segment contains:
- the rpl10a.S gene encoding 60S ribosomal protein L10a (The RefSeq protein aligns at 99% coverage compared to this genomic sequence), which produces MSSKVSRDTLYEAVREVLQGSKKKKRKFLETVELQISLKNYDPQKDKRFSGTVRLKSTPRPKFSLCVLGDQQHCDEAKAVDLPHMDIEALKKLNKNKKLVKKLAKKYDAFLASESLIKQIPRILGPGLNKAGKFPSLLTHNENLVAKVDEVKSTIKFQMKKVLCLAVAVGHVKLTEEELVYNIHLSINFLVSLLKKNWQNVRALYIKSTMGKPQRLY; this is translated from the exons TAGCAAAGTGTCTCGAGATACCCTTTATGAAGCAGTGAGAGAAGTGCTGCAGGGATCAAAGAAGAAGAAGCGAAA GTTCCTTGAAACTGTGGAACTTCAGATCAGCCTCAAAAACTATGATCCCCAAAAGGACAAGCGGTTTTCTGGCACAGTCAG GCTGAAGTCTACTCCTCGTCCAAAATTCTCATTGTGTGTCTTGGGAGACCAGCAACATTGCGATGAAGCAAAAGCTGTTGATTTACCACATATGGATATTGAGGCACTTAAGAAGCTTAACAAGAACAAGAAACTGGTCAAGAAGCTCG CTAAAAAGTATGATGCCTTTCTGGCTTCTGAGTCACTCATTAAGCAAATCCCACGTATATTGGGGCCTGGACTGAATAAGGCTGGAAAGTTCCCTTCCTTGCTCACTCATAATGAAAATCTCGTGGCAAAGGTGGATGAGGTGAAGTCCACTATAAAGTTCCAAATGAAAAAA GTGCTTTGTCTGGCTGTAGCAGTTGGCCATGTAAAGTTGACTGAGGAGGAGCTTGTTTACAACATCCATCTGTCAATTAACTTCTTGGTTTCATTGTTGAAGAAAAACTGGCAGAATGTGCGTGCTCTCTACATCAAGAGCACAATGGGCAAGCCACAACGCCTGtactaa